CCCCCACAGCCCGGGCAACGTCACGAGATACGACACCGCTGTCGCGTCGACAGCCACGGTGACTAGCGCCCAGTACCCCCACGACCACGCGAACATCACGGCGAAAAACGACGCGACGGGGCGCCGCGTGGCGACCGCTACCTTCATGTCTGTTCACACTACGGAAGACGTAATAGTAGTTGACATTTTTGCCCGCTTCCGGGCTGTGGCGTGCTGGGCCCGAGTGAGCGAAGGAGCCGAACCATCGTCCCGGAATCCATCGCTCGCACTCCCGCTCGGCGAGAGTTCAAGTACCGGGCCGCAACGAACCCCGGCCATGCGCTGAGAACGGCACGGGACGGCCAGCGGGTGTGCGATACGACCGTCCCGTCGGTGGAGTCGCGTCTCTCGCGGCGAGTGTCGCCTGCTCGCAGAAAATCGGCCGAACGTTGCCGATCAGTCGTCGGCTTCGGCTTCCTGCTCGTCGTCCTGGTCGGCGACGTACTCGCCGAGCCCGTCGATGGGTCGGTCTGGGTTGGCCCGGTCGAGGTCCTCGGGCGCGCCGAGCTGCGCGTCGGTCTCCTCGGGGTCGCGCAGCCTCGTCCGCCCGCGGTGGACCGTCACCTCGTCGTTGAGGTGCAGGTCGATGGCCTCCAGCAGCGCCTCGGCTTCGAGGGGCTGGCCGATCTCCTGGAGCTCCGCCTCGGTGGCGTCGTCGGGGACGTTGAACGCCCGCTGGGTGATGATCGGCCCCTGGTCGAGGTCCGTCGTCACGTAGTGGGCGGTGACGCCAGCGATGCGGACGCCCTCCTCGATGGCCTGCATGTAGGCCGAGGCGCCGGGGAACGCCGGCAGCAGGGAGGGGTGGACGTTGATGATGCGGTCCTCGTAGCGGAAGACCACGTCGGGGCTGAGGATCCGCATGTAGCGGGCCAGCACCACCAGATCGGTGTCGTACTCGTCCAGCAATTCGAGCAGTTCGTCCTCGTCGGGGGTGCCCTTCTCGTCGCCGATGTCGTGGAACGGCACGTCGTACTTCTCCGCCAGCGGTTGCAGGTCGGAGTGGTTCCCGATCACCACTTCCACGTCCGCCCCGAGGTCGCCGCTGGCCCACGCCTCGAAGATGGCCTCCAGGCAGTGGGACTCCTTCGTGACCAGTACGGCGATCTGCTGAGTCTCGCGGTCGTCGGGGAATCGGACCTGCACGTCGACGCCGAGGTCGTCCCCCAGTTCGTGGAGGTTCTCCCGCAGCGTCTCCTCCTTGACGATCATCTCGGAAGTGTCGACGCGCATCGTCATCCGGAAGACGCCGTCGCGGACCGCCTGGTCCAGGTCCTCGATGTTGATGTTGCGCTCGAACAGCAGCGAGGTGACCTCGGCGATGAGTCCCGTGTCGTCGTCGCCGACGACGACGATCTCGGTCAGCTCCCGGGTCATCGCGACCACCGCCGGCAGGCCGGCGAGCGCGCGCGTGAACGGACAGTCATCGGATAGCGCTGACGGCCCTCGCCGTCTAAAGGCTTCCCGTCCGTCGTCGCGGGTTCGCACACCCCGCGGCCCGCAGTATCAACGCTGGATCGCGTACGCAGAGAGTTATAGTGGTGGAGGCGAAACGGTGGGCAGAGACGGACATGCCCGAACTGACTGTGTTGTGCGTCGACGCCGACGGGGACGAGCGCGGCGAGACGCGCGACGCCCTCGTCGACGCGGGGATCGACGTGGTCGAGGCGGGGTCGGTCGCCGAGGCGAGCGATAGCCTCGCCGCTCACCGCGTCGACTGCGTCGTGACGGCGTACGACCTCCCGGACGGGACCGGCCTCGACGTCGCCGCGCGAGTCCGGGAGACGGCGCCCGACACCCCGTGTATCCTGTTCACCGACGCGTCGCCCGACCGGATCACCACCGCCGACCACGCGGACGTGGTCGTCGAG
Above is a genomic segment from Halosimplex halophilum containing:
- a CDS encoding formyltetrahydrofolate deformylase, whose amino-acid sequence is MTRELTEIVVVGDDDTGLIAEVTSLLFERNINIEDLDQAVRDGVFRMTMRVDTSEMIVKEETLRENLHELGDDLGVDVQVRFPDDRETQQIAVLVTKESHCLEAIFEAWASGDLGADVEVVIGNHSDLQPLAEKYDVPFHDIGDEKGTPDEDELLELLDEYDTDLVVLARYMRILSPDVVFRYEDRIINVHPSLLPAFPGASAYMQAIEEGVRIAGVTAHYVTTDLDQGPIITQRAFNVPDDATEAELQEIGQPLEAEALLEAIDLHLNDEVTVHRGRTRLRDPEETDAQLGAPEDLDRANPDRPIDGLGEYVADQDDEQEAEADD